GCCAACAAATCTTGTCCTGCCGAATGCACAGTACTCGCGAACTTCACCTGCTCGTTACTGAGGTTTTTATCGCGGTTTTCCGCAAGTGTTTTGGAAAGAATTAACAAGCTATTAAGAGGCGTGCGCAATTCATGCGACATATTCGCCAAGAATTCCGATTTATACTTGGAGATAAGCGACAATTGTTCCGCTTTTTCTTCCAAAGAACGGCTGGCCAATTCGACCTCTTGATTTTTAACCTCAAGAAGTTTGGCTTTTTCTTCAAGCTCTTTTGCTTGCGCTTCAAGCTCGGCATTAGAACGTTTCAGCTCTTGCAGAAGTTCTTCTGTACGCATGCTTGAAGAAATCATATTCAAGATAACGCCCACGCTATCCATCAACTGATCCAGGAAGTTGATATAGTTCTGCGAGAACGGCTGAACAGACGCCAGCTCGATGACCGCCTTAAGCTCACCCTCGAATAGAACCGGCAAAACGATAATATTGCGCGGTTTTTCGTCGACGATGCTTGAGCTGATCATAATCGAATCATCTTCCAGAGGTGTTGTCAGAAGAATGCGTTTCTTTTCGAAGGCGCACTGACCAACCAAACCTTCTTTCATTTTAAATTTATTATTCAGGCGTTTTCTTTCCGAATATGCGTAACTCGCGATCAGATTTAAAGACGGCTCGTTGTTCTCGCTCTCTAACATGAAGAAAGTTCCCTGGCGCGCGTCTACGAGAGGAGTCAGCTCTGACATAATAAGCTGAGCTACAGAGGTGATACTTCTTTGACCTTGCATCATGCCCGAGAATTTCGCCAAGTTCGTTTTCAACCAGTCCTGTTCGTTATTCTTCTGTGTGGTCTCTTTCAAATTCGAGATCATTTGGTTGATATTTTCAGAAAGAGCTGCGACCTCGCCTTCCGCTTCAACGGTGATGGAACGAGTAAGATCCCCTTTGGTTACCGCCGTTGATACTTCCGCGATCGCACGTACCTGTGCGGTTAAGTTTCCGGCAAGCTGATTCACGTTGTCGGTCAAGTCTTTCCATGTACCGGCTGCTCCCGGTACGCTGGCTTGGCCGCCCAGTTTACCTTCAATACCCACCTCACGTGCCACCGTCGTTACCTGATCGGCGAATGTGCGCAGAGTATCCGTCATTGAGTTGATTGTTTCAGCGAGGGCCGCGACCTCCCCTTTCGCTTCAAGGACGAACTTCTGATTCAAATCCCCGTTTGCGACGGCCGTTACGACTTTCACGATACCACGCACTTGTTTCGTCAAGTTCGATGCCATGAAGTTTACGTTGTCGGTCAAATCTTTCCATGTACCAGCAACGCCAGGTACGTGGGCTTGTGCTCCCAGTTTACCCTCGATACCCACTTCACGCGCGACGGTTGTTACCTGATCGGCGAATGTACGAAGTGTATCCGTCATTGAGTTGATCGTTTCCGCCAGGGCTGCGACCTCCCCTTTGGCTTCAAGAACGAATTTCTGGTTCAAGTCTCCGTTCGCAACCGCGGTAACGACTTTTACGATACCACGCACTTGCATGGTCAGATTCGAGGCCATGATATTTACGTTGTCGGTCAGATCCTTCCACGTACCGGAAACACCGCGCACTTCCGCTTGTCCTCCCAGACGTCCTTCCGTACCCACCTCTTTCGCAACACGGGTTACCTCGGCCGCGAACGAGTTCAGCTGATCCACCATCGTATTGATTGTATTTTTAAGTTCTAAGATCTCACCCTTTGCATCCACGGTGATTTTTTGTGATAAGTCTCCGTTTGCAACCGCGGTTGTTACCTTCGCAATGTTACGAACCTGGGCTGTCAAATTGGCGGCAAGACCGTTCACGTTGTCAGTCAAATCTTTCCACGTCCCAGAGACACCTTTTACGTCGGCCTGACCGCCGAGTTTACCTTCCGTACCCACCTCTTTCGCCACACGAGTCACCTCGGCCGCGAACGAGTTCAGCTGATCCACCATCACGTTGATGGTATTTTTGAGTTCCAAGATCTCGCCTTTGGCATCAACGGTAATTTTTTGCGACAAGTCGCCTTTCGCCACCGCCGTTGTTACTTTCGCGATGTTACGAACCTGCGCTGTTAGATTTCCAGCAAGACCATTCACGTTATCTGTCAAATCTTTCCACGTACCAGAGACACCTTTAACTTCGGCTTGTCCTCCGAGTTTTCCTTCGGTACCCACGTCTTTCGCCACACGAGTCACCTCGGCGGCGAACGAGTTCAGCTGATCCACCATCACGTTGATCGTATTCTTCAATTCGAAGATTTCGCCTTTGGCATCAACAGTAATTTTTTGTGACAAGTCTCCATTCGCAACCGCTGTTGTTACTTTCGCGATGTTACGAACCTGCGCCGTTAGATTTCCTGCAAGACCGTTTACGTTGTCAGTCAAATCTTTCCAGGTGCCGGAAACCCCTTTTACCTCGGCTTGACCGCCCAGACGTCCCTCAGTACCCACCTCTTTCGCCACACGAGTCACCTCGGCAGCAAACGATGACAACTGATCCACCATCACGTTGATGGTGTTTTTAAGCTCCAAGATTTCACCTCGGGCATCGACGGTGATCTTCTGTGACAAATCCCCTTTCGCAACCGCAGTTGTTACCTTTGCGATGTTACGAACCTGGTCTGTTAAGTTTCCAGCCAAACTATTTACGTTATCAGTCAGATCCTTCCACGTACCGGAAACACCGCGCACTTCCGCTTGTCCGCCCAGTTTCCCTTCGGTACCCACCTCTTTCGCGACACGAGTCACCTCGGCCGCGAATGAGTTCAACTGATCCACCATCGTATTGATTGTATTTTTTAGTTCTAAGATTTCGCCTTTGGCGTCGACGGTGATTTTTTGCGACAAGTCCCCTGTCGCAACGGCCGTCGTTACTTTCGCGATATTACGCACCTGTGCCGTCAGATTTCCCGCAAGACCATTTACGTTGTCGGTCAAATCCTTCCACGTACCCGACACACCTTTTACGTCGGCCTGACCGCCCAGTTTACCTTCTGTACCCACCTCTTTCGCCACACGAGTCACCTCGGCCGCGAAGGAACGAAGTGTATCCACCATCGTATTGATGGTGTCTTTCAGTTCTTGAATTTCACCTTTCGCATCAACGGTGATTTTTTGTGATAAGTCCCCGTTCGCAACGGCGGTCGTCACTTTCG
This region of Bdellovibrio sp. 22V genomic DNA includes:
- a CDS encoding HAMP domain-containing protein; this translates as MAADLGNGNGFEITFDSQTKEQLRQLLFTVKAVRRGEFSTRMPVGEEGIISEIGEVLNDIIELNENMANEFVRVRSTVGQEGRMNERVNMGTVRGAWSTSVDSVNLLIGDLVQPTQEVARVITSVAKGDLSQKMTMEIDGRMVKGEFLRIGTTVNAMVDQLNSFASEVTRVAKEVGTEGKLGGQADVRGASGIWRDLTDNVNGLAGNLTDQVRNIAKVTTAVAKGDLSQKITVDAKGEIFELKNTINVMVDQLSSFAAEVTRVAKEVGTEGRLGGQADVKGVSGTWKDLTDNVNGLANNLTAQVRNIAKVTTAVANGDLSQKITVDARGEILELKNTINVMVDQLNSFAAEVTRVAKDVGTEGRLGGQADVKGVSGTWKDLTDNVNGLANNLTAQVRNIAKVTTAVANGDLSQKITVDAKGEIQELKDTINTMVDTLRSFAAEVTRVAKEVGTEGKLGGQADVKGVSGTWKDLTDNVNGLAGNLTAQVRNIAKVTTAVATGDLSQKITVDAKGEILELKNTINTMVDQLNSFAAEVTRVAKEVGTEGKLGGQAEVRGVSGTWKDLTDNVNSLAGNLTDQVRNIAKVTTAVAKGDLSQKITVDARGEILELKNTINVMVDQLSSFAAEVTRVAKEVGTEGRLGGQAEVKGVSGTWKDLTDNVNGLAGNLTAQVRNIAKVTTAVANGDLSQKITVDAKGEIFELKNTINVMVDQLNSFAAEVTRVAKDVGTEGKLGGQAEVKGVSGTWKDLTDNVNGLAGNLTAQVRNIAKVTTAVAKGDLSQKITVDAKGEILELKNTINVMVDQLNSFAAEVTRVAKEVGTEGKLGGQADVKGVSGTWKDLTDNVNGLAANLTAQVRNIAKVTTAVANGDLSQKITVDAKGEILELKNTINTMVDQLNSFAAEVTRVAKEVGTEGRLGGQAEVRGVSGTWKDLTDNVNIMASNLTMQVRGIVKVVTAVANGDLNQKFVLEAKGEVAALAETINSMTDTLRTFADQVTTVAREVGIEGKLGAQAHVPGVAGTWKDLTDNVNFMASNLTKQVRGIVKVVTAVANGDLNQKFVLEAKGEVAALAETINSMTDTLRTFADQVTTVAREVGIEGKLGGQASVPGAAGTWKDLTDNVNQLAGNLTAQVRAIAEVSTAVTKGDLTRSITVEAEGEVAALSENINQMISNLKETTQKNNEQDWLKTNLAKFSGMMQGQRSITSVAQLIMSELTPLVDARQGTFFMLESENNEPSLNLIASYAYSERKRLNNKFKMKEGLVGQCAFEKKRILLTTPLEDDSIMISSSIVDEKPRNIIVLPVLFEGELKAVIELASVQPFSQNYINFLDQLMDSVGVILNMISSSMRTEELLQELKRSNAELEAQAKELEEKAKLLEVKNQEVELASRSLEEKAEQLSLISKYKSEFLANMSHELRTPLNSLLILSKTLAENRDKNLSNEQVKFASTVHSAGQDLLALINEILDLSKVEAGKMPVTPKAVSTNEVKEYIEQTFRPVAEHKGLEFVIETSTDLPPAIFTDENRLHQILKNLLSNAFKFTEKGHVKLEMLLDDRVKEGIVDKEKMDVIFRVSDTGIGIPLEKQKLIFEAFQQADGTTSRKYGGTGLGLTISREIARLLGGVIEVQSQPGVGSSFTLYLPQKYTGPDASTIGPQVEETPEAAPLPLDADFTGRKILIVDDDVRNVFALSSVLKMRGMNVIYAENGKQGIRVLQENPDTDLVLMDTMMPEMDGIEATREIRKLPEFQHLPIISLTAKAMKGDREKCLEAGASDYVTKPVDETYLLAVMYSWLPKKNGPSQTE